A genomic window from Streptomyces mirabilis includes:
- a CDS encoding beta-glucosidase: protein MSHTFSRRSTLRLLGGAIAVAAAATTATGPVALARAKSRSGAGPRVEGLIVKLTRDEKISLLHGATDPASLGQAGYVPGVPRLGIPPLRLADGPAGVRVTRHATALPAPVLLASAFDPGLARRYGQVIGREGRALGQDVLLSPMVNLIRTPYAGRNFETFSEDPLLAGDLVAAEIRGIQGEGLIATVKHFALNNQEQDRMSIDVRVDEQTMHEVELRGFEAAVAARTGAVMGAYNKVNGTFACENKTLLTDILRERWGFDGWVMTDWFAAHSTVTALTAGLDMEMPDGTYFGAALKTAVQSGAVAESYVDRAVRRVLAVMDRFGLLDGSVPPRPVRDPKAGATVALEVAKAGATLLRNERHALPLTGAAARSIAVVGPTGSLPFISGGGSAHVVPDHADSPLAAIRSRAGGGARVSYALGEDLFGKAIPDGALTAGIDTEGQRVAAGGAWTYTGTLTVADADEWTFVIHYSGIRPTVLVDGVELFPPLPGYGEYFSGGLVSAAPDGLAVRRTALNLSRGAHQVSITAQGADTGQLFRLRRITGATRAQDVAEAVDAARAAHSVVLFAYEDATEGLDRGTLALPGNQERLIRAVAAANPRTAVVLNTSSSTSMPWLDGTAAVLQMYYPGQEGAAATAAVLFGDCDPGGRLTQSFAVDDAHHPVAGDPHRYPGVNGAEEYSEGIHVGYRWYDAQGARPLFPFGHGLSYTSFAYEDLRVRGREVAFTVRNTGRRPGVEVAQVYLGPSPDLRLDQAVRVLAGYRRLTLRAGERRRVTVRLDPRTLSSWDARRHGWVLGTGRRTVWVGSSSRDLRLRGSVEVGV, encoded by the coding sequence ATGTCCCACACCTTTTCCCGGCGTTCGACCCTGCGTCTGCTGGGCGGCGCCATCGCGGTCGCCGCGGCGGCCACCACCGCCACCGGCCCCGTTGCGCTCGCCCGGGCCAAGTCCAGATCCGGCGCCGGCCCTCGCGTAGAGGGATTGATAGTCAAACTCACACGCGACGAGAAGATCTCCCTGCTGCACGGCGCCACCGACCCCGCCTCGCTCGGCCAGGCCGGATACGTACCCGGAGTACCCCGCCTCGGCATCCCCCCGCTCCGCCTCGCCGACGGCCCCGCCGGAGTCCGTGTCACCCGGCACGCCACCGCCCTGCCCGCACCGGTGCTTCTCGCCTCCGCCTTCGACCCCGGCCTGGCCCGCCGCTACGGGCAGGTCATCGGGCGCGAGGGCCGTGCCCTCGGCCAGGACGTGCTGCTCTCCCCGATGGTCAACCTCATCCGCACCCCGTACGCGGGCCGCAACTTCGAGACCTTCAGCGAGGACCCGCTGCTCGCCGGCGACCTGGTCGCGGCCGAGATCCGCGGCATCCAGGGCGAAGGCCTCATCGCGACCGTCAAGCACTTCGCGCTGAACAACCAGGAGCAGGACCGCATGTCCATCGACGTGCGGGTAGACGAACAGACCATGCACGAGGTCGAACTGCGCGGCTTCGAGGCGGCCGTCGCCGCCCGCACCGGCGCGGTCATGGGCGCGTACAACAAGGTCAACGGCACCTTCGCCTGTGAGAACAAGACGCTCCTCACCGACATCCTGCGCGAGCGGTGGGGCTTCGACGGCTGGGTGATGACCGACTGGTTCGCGGCCCACAGCACCGTCACCGCCCTCACCGCGGGCCTCGACATGGAGATGCCGGACGGGACGTACTTCGGGGCCGCCCTGAAGACGGCCGTGCAGAGCGGCGCCGTGGCCGAGTCCTACGTCGACCGGGCCGTACGCCGCGTCCTCGCCGTGATGGACCGCTTCGGGCTCCTCGACGGCAGCGTCCCGCCCCGTCCCGTCCGTGACCCGAAGGCCGGCGCGACCGTCGCCCTGGAGGTCGCCAAGGCGGGCGCGACGCTCCTGCGCAACGAGCGACACGCACTGCCCCTGACCGGCGCCGCCGCCCGCAGCATCGCCGTCGTCGGCCCCACCGGCTCCCTGCCGTTCATCAGCGGGGGCGGCAGCGCGCACGTCGTCCCGGACCACGCCGACAGCCCGCTGGCCGCCATCCGCTCCCGAGCGGGAGGCGGCGCCCGGGTGTCGTACGCGCTCGGTGAGGACCTCTTCGGCAAGGCGATCCCCGACGGGGCGCTGACCGCGGGCATCGACACCGAGGGCCAGAGGGTCGCCGCCGGAGGGGCCTGGACGTACACGGGGACGCTGACCGTCGCGGACGCCGACGAGTGGACCTTCGTCATCCACTACTCCGGCATCCGGCCCACGGTGCTCGTCGACGGCGTCGAGCTCTTCCCGCCGCTGCCCGGCTACGGCGAGTACTTCAGCGGTGGTCTGGTCTCCGCGGCGCCCGACGGACTCGCCGTACGCCGCACGGCCCTGAACCTCTCCCGGGGCGCGCACCAGGTCTCCATCACCGCCCAGGGCGCCGACACGGGACAGCTGTTCCGGCTGCGGCGCATCACCGGCGCGACCCGCGCGCAGGACGTCGCCGAGGCGGTCGACGCCGCGCGCGCCGCCCACAGCGTCGTCCTCTTCGCCTACGAGGACGCCACCGAGGGCCTGGACCGCGGCACCCTCGCGCTGCCAGGCAACCAGGAGCGGCTGATCAGGGCCGTCGCCGCGGCCAACCCCCGGACGGCCGTCGTCCTCAACACCTCCTCCTCGACCTCGATGCCCTGGCTGGACGGCACGGCCGCCGTGCTCCAGATGTACTACCCGGGCCAGGAGGGCGCGGCCGCCACCGCCGCCGTCCTGTTCGGCGACTGCGATCCCGGCGGCCGGCTCACCCAGTCCTTCGCGGTCGACGACGCCCACCACCCGGTCGCCGGTGACCCGCACCGCTATCCCGGCGTGAACGGCGCCGAGGAGTACTCGGAGGGGATCCACGTCGGCTACCGCTGGTACGACGCGCAGGGCGCGCGTCCGCTGTTCCCCTTCGGGCACGGACTCTCGTACACCTCGTTCGCGTACGAGGATCTGCGGGTCCGGGGGCGAGAGGTCGCTTTCACCGTGCGCAACACCGGGCGGCGCCCCGGTGTCGAGGTGGCGCAGGTCTACCTGGGGCCGTCGCCCGATCTCCGGCTCGACCAGGCCGTACGGGTGCTGGCCGGGTACCGGCGGCTGACGCTGCGCGCGGGGGAGCGGCGACGGGTGACGGTGCGTCTCGACCCGCGCACGCTGTCGTCCTGGGACGCGAGGCGGCACGGCTGGGTCCTCGGCACCGGGCGGCGCACGGTGTGGGTGGGCTCGTCGTCGCGGGATCTGCGGTTGCGCGGCAGCGTGGAGGTGGGTGTGTGA
- a CDS encoding TIGR03767 family metallophosphoesterase, whose protein sequence is MAGTESVSAAVNRRRFLLASGATAAAGVAGTSAGTLLPRQRHIPAVEPAARTVAQRPPRSAPRAAPYALTTLETTARLGGSAHTGTYRRLVSGPGWPLVVRKDLATPGAGRQDRRTPLACFVQFTDLHLADVQNPLRTEFLRSRGASSWRAQEALTVAGAVALVEQVNALGGGPNTRLRPAFVMTTGDNVDNNSAIELEWFLTVMSGGRITPNTGDPRAYEGAQNSGLPLYWHPGDPHLRDLDKRRGLPLIPGFLAAATRPIASPGLRIPWYSTVGNHDDLPGGCLSPALNDFAVGSRKLLSVSAADAAAYAKALGSGDDPKSEVLKAILTRNAASARTVTADERRRLCTPHDYLAAHLDPAHAGAGPVGHGYTQDNLDGERMYYSFKVAENVLGISIDTTYRSGHYEGSLGSDQLRWLERTLAAHSSRSYDADGRLVRNTGADDAHILVFSHHHSPSMTRRPDAARTDEPRHDGAEVIALLGRFPNVVAWINGHSHVNRITPHAHATPARSFWEVNTASHVDYPHHARLIELADNGDGTVSLFTTLVESAAPHRTARDFDDLSAVGLASLYREVAYNAPGLAETMKGGVQEGWAGGPGDRNAELVVAGGSATA, encoded by the coding sequence ATGGCCGGAACCGAATCCGTATCCGCCGCCGTCAACCGTCGTCGATTTCTGCTCGCCTCGGGCGCCACGGCAGCGGCCGGCGTCGCCGGAACCAGCGCGGGGACGCTCCTGCCGCGCCAGCGCCACATCCCCGCCGTCGAGCCCGCCGCACGGACCGTCGCCCAGCGGCCGCCCCGCAGCGCCCCGCGGGCGGCGCCGTACGCCCTGACCACCCTGGAGACGACGGCCCGCCTCGGCGGCAGCGCCCACACCGGCACTTACCGACGGCTGGTCTCGGGCCCCGGCTGGCCCCTGGTCGTCCGCAAGGACCTCGCCACGCCCGGTGCCGGGCGCCAGGACCGGCGTACCCCGCTCGCGTGCTTCGTACAGTTCACCGACCTCCATCTCGCCGACGTACAGAACCCGCTGCGCACCGAGTTCCTGCGCTCGCGCGGGGCCTCGTCGTGGCGGGCGCAGGAGGCGCTGACGGTGGCCGGGGCGGTCGCGCTCGTCGAGCAGGTGAACGCGCTCGGCGGAGGGCCGAACACCAGGCTGCGCCCTGCCTTCGTGATGACCACGGGCGACAACGTCGACAACAACTCCGCGATCGAGCTGGAGTGGTTCCTGACCGTGATGAGCGGTGGCCGGATCACGCCGAACACCGGTGACCCGCGGGCGTACGAAGGTGCCCAGAACTCCGGTCTCCCGCTGTACTGGCACCCCGGGGACCCCCACCTGCGCGACCTGGACAAGCGGCGTGGGCTGCCCCTGATCCCCGGCTTCCTCGCCGCGGCCACCCGCCCGATCGCCAGCCCGGGACTGCGCATCCCCTGGTACTCCACGGTCGGCAACCACGACGATCTGCCCGGCGGTTGCCTGTCGCCCGCGCTGAACGACTTCGCCGTCGGGTCCCGCAAACTGCTGTCGGTGTCCGCCGCGGACGCGGCCGCCTACGCCAAGGCGCTCGGGTCGGGGGACGATCCGAAGAGCGAGGTGCTCAAGGCGATCCTCACCAGGAACGCGGCCTCGGCGCGGACCGTGACCGCCGACGAGCGGCGCCGGCTGTGCACCCCGCACGACTATCTGGCCGCGCATCTCGACCCCGCTCATGCCGGTGCCGGTCCGGTCGGCCACGGCTACACCCAGGACAACCTGGACGGCGAGCGGATGTACTACTCCTTCAAGGTGGCCGAGAACGTCCTCGGCATCAGCATCGACACGACGTACCGCAGCGGCCACTACGAGGGTTCACTCGGCAGCGACCAACTCCGCTGGCTGGAAAGGACCCTGGCCGCGCACAGCTCCCGGTCCTACGACGCGGACGGCCGGCTCGTCCGCAACACCGGGGCCGACGACGCCCACATCCTGGTCTTCAGCCACCATCACAGCCCCAGCATGACCCGCCGTCCCGACGCCGCCCGCACGGACGAGCCGCGCCACGACGGAGCGGAGGTCATCGCCCTGCTCGGCCGGTTCCCGAACGTGGTGGCCTGGATCAACGGGCACAGTCACGTCAACCGGATCACGCCGCACGCGCACGCGACGCCCGCCCGCTCCTTCTGGGAGGTCAACACCGCCTCCCACGTGGACTATCCGCACCACGCCCGGCTGATCGAGCTGGCCGACAACGGGGACGGGACGGTGTCCCTGTTCACCACCCTCGTCGAGTCCGCCGCACCGCACCGCACCGCCCGGGACTTCGACGACCTGTCGGCGGTGGGACTCGCCTCCCTGTACCGGGAAGTGGCCTACAACGCTCCCGGCCTCGCCGAGACCATGAAGGGCGGCGTCCAGGAGGGCTGGGCGGGCGGTCCCGGGGACCGCAACGCGGAACTGGTGGTGGCGGGAGGCTCGGCGACGGCATAA
- a CDS encoding beta-galactosidase, with product MSHLLRVPAPPAPPLTGHLPFTDAPGAPDPIEVTSRYLTRGGRPWFPVSGEFHYARYPARDWEEELLKMKAGGVTVVASYVIWIHHEEIEGRVRFDGDRDLRRFAELCARHGLDFIPRIGPWCHAEVRNGGFPDWLLARTRAPRTDDPAYLEPVRGWFTAIARQLRGLDRAHGGPIVAIQIENELYDQPGHLLTLKRMAQEAGLSAPLWTSTAWGGVRLPSDELLPLYGGYTETFWTEADGGWPDTCRKHFFFTHQRDDEGIGADLRPTTVRGGDPTPTDRFPWATCELGGGMAVAYHRRPRVEPDDIGALGLTKIGCGSVWQGYYMFHGGTNPAGELTTLQESHATGYPNDLPVLTYDFQAPLGEYGQVRPSYHALRLQHLLLADFGDVIAPMESVLPERQPASQSDRDTLRWAVRGDGASGFLFVNNHQPHEPLPAHPGTTFTVEFPDAPALTLPSAPVTVPTGAYFCWPLRLDIAGLRLDWATAQPVCRVQDDGRTVLVLAAIDGVPVELALDAGTVASVDTPSGAVDKTDGRVLITGLRPGTDALVQVRTADGNDMGLLVLDATTARTAYRGTAWGAERLVLSPDSVVFDQDELRVHSSASRPSFAVLPTPARPLTVTGAPLSATADGVFTRWTTEEWADGDIPPAATLVRPAGPPPTTTTGPLGRASAPADEHFAASAAEYHVKLPDDLPHRPSGTVLRVHWTGDVARAYVGDTLVADQFFSGRVWDIGLDRLPAAAPRNHGLRLLFLPLASDAAVYLPERAGDVTGRAAVWRVEWGTSRAWAVRAG from the coding sequence ATGTCGCATCTCCTGCGCGTCCCCGCGCCCCCCGCACCGCCACTGACCGGCCATCTCCCCTTCACCGACGCCCCGGGGGCGCCCGACCCCATCGAGGTGACCAGCCGCTACCTCACGCGCGGCGGCCGTCCCTGGTTCCCGGTCTCCGGCGAGTTCCACTACGCGCGCTACCCGGCCCGGGACTGGGAGGAGGAGCTGCTGAAGATGAAGGCCGGCGGGGTCACCGTCGTCGCCAGTTACGTCATCTGGATCCACCACGAGGAGATCGAGGGCCGCGTCCGCTTCGACGGCGACCGCGATCTGCGGCGCTTCGCCGAGTTGTGCGCCCGGCACGGCCTGGACTTCATCCCGCGCATCGGCCCCTGGTGCCACGCGGAGGTCCGCAACGGCGGCTTCCCGGACTGGCTGCTCGCCCGCACCCGCGCGCCCCGCACCGACGACCCCGCCTATCTGGAGCCCGTACGCGGCTGGTTCACGGCGATCGCGCGACAGCTGCGCGGACTGGACCGGGCGCACGGCGGTCCGATCGTCGCGATCCAGATCGAGAACGAGCTCTACGACCAGCCCGGCCACCTCCTCACCCTGAAGCGGATGGCCCAGGAGGCGGGTCTGAGCGCGCCACTGTGGACGTCCACGGCGTGGGGCGGGGTCCGACTGCCGTCGGACGAACTGCTCCCGCTGTACGGCGGCTACACCGAGACGTTCTGGACCGAGGCGGACGGCGGCTGGCCCGACACCTGCCGCAAGCACTTCTTCTTCACCCATCAGCGCGACGACGAGGGCATCGGCGCCGACCTGCGCCCGACGACCGTACGCGGCGGCGACCCCACGCCCACGGACCGCTTTCCCTGGGCCACCTGCGAGCTCGGCGGCGGCATGGCCGTCGCCTACCACCGCAGGCCACGCGTCGAGCCCGACGACATCGGGGCGCTCGGCCTCACCAAGATCGGCTGCGGTTCGGTCTGGCAGGGCTACTACATGTTCCACGGCGGCACGAACCCGGCAGGTGAACTCACCACGCTCCAGGAGTCCCACGCCACCGGCTACCCCAACGACCTGCCCGTCCTCACCTACGACTTCCAGGCGCCGCTGGGCGAGTACGGCCAGGTCCGGCCCTCGTACCACGCACTGCGCCTCCAGCACCTGCTGCTGGCCGACTTCGGCGACGTGATCGCACCCATGGAGTCCGTCCTGCCCGAGCGGCAGCCCGCCTCCCAGTCCGACCGGGACACCCTGCGCTGGGCCGTGCGCGGTGACGGCGCCTCAGGCTTCCTGTTCGTCAACAACCACCAGCCGCACGAACCGCTGCCGGCCCACCCGGGCACGACCTTCACGGTCGAGTTCCCCGACGCTCCCGCCCTGACGTTGCCCAGCGCCCCGGTCACCGTCCCGACCGGCGCGTACTTCTGCTGGCCGCTGCGTCTGGACATCGCCGGTCTGCGGCTCGACTGGGCCACCGCCCAGCCGGTGTGCCGGGTCCAGGACGACGGACGTACGGTCCTGGTACTGGCCGCCATCGATGGCGTTCCGGTCGAACTCGCCCTGGACGCGGGCACGGTCGCGTCCGTCGACACACCCTCCGGGGCCGTCGACAAGACCGACGGCCGTGTTCTGATCACCGGTCTGCGTCCCGGCACCGACGCCCTCGTCCAGGTGAGGACCGCGGACGGGAACGACATGGGCCTGCTCGTCCTCGACGCCACCACCGCGCGCACGGCCTACCGGGGGACGGCGTGGGGCGCCGAGCGGCTGGTCCTCTCCCCGGACAGTGTCGTTTTCGACCAGGACGAACTCCGCGTGCACAGCTCCGCGTCGCGCCCCTCCTTCGCCGTACTGCCCACGCCCGCACGGCCGTTGACGGTGACCGGGGCACCCCTGTCGGCGACGGCCGACGGCGTGTTCACCCGCTGGACGACCGAGGAATGGGCCGACGGGGACATCCCGCCCGCCGCCACCCTCGTGCGCCCCGCGGGCCCGCCGCCCACGACCACGACCGGTCCCCTGGGCCGGGCGAGCGCCCCGGCGGACGAACACTTCGCCGCCTCCGCCGCCGAGTACCACGTCAAGCTGCCGGACGACCTCCCGCACCGGCCGTCCGGCACCGTCCTGCGCGTCCACTGGACCGGCGACGTGGCCCGCGCGTACGTCGGAGACACCCTCGTCGCCGACCAGTTCTTCTCCGGGCGCGTCTGGGACATCGGCCTGGACCGGCTCCCCGCCGCGGCCCCGCGCAACCATGGGCTGCGGCTGCTGTTCCTGCCCCTCGCCTCCGACGCTGCGGTGTATCTGCCCGAGCGGGCGGGCGACGTCACGGGACGGGCGGCGGTGTGGCGCGTCGAGTGGGGGACCAGCCGCGCCTGGGCGGTCCGGGCGGGCTGA
- a CDS encoding LacI family DNA-binding transcriptional regulator produces MTRGATDGAAPQGTEGPKGRSRRSFAGARPVMDDVARLAGVSKQTVSRVLNDSPAVRPETREAVVTAMRTLGYRPSRSARSLASGRTRMLGVISFDAARYGPASILTAINSAAQEAGYLVSSIALDTADQDTLVRAVHTLSAEGADGLLAIAPQRWVGRALAEAALDVPLMVLENDLGDDASYVTADSRDGARQATEHLLKLGHGTVHHIAGPTGWLSAERRLDAWRDTLRAAGAEVPEPLVGDWSADSGYALGRRLATRPEVTAVFASNDQMALGVLRALHEAGRHVPDDVSVVGYDDIPEAAHMLPPLTTVRTDFAATGRRSLQLLLSRIDGSAKPRIDHIEPVRLVVRRSTGPAPRGR; encoded by the coding sequence ATGACCCGAGGTGCCACGGACGGCGCCGCCCCCCAGGGAACCGAGGGCCCCAAGGGACGCAGCCGGCGCAGCTTCGCGGGGGCGCGTCCGGTGATGGACGACGTGGCCCGGCTGGCCGGTGTCTCGAAACAGACGGTCTCCCGGGTGCTCAACGACAGTCCCGCGGTGCGGCCCGAGACCCGGGAGGCGGTCGTGACCGCCATGCGTACACTCGGCTACCGGCCGAGCCGCAGCGCGCGTTCCCTGGCCAGTGGCAGGACGCGGATGCTCGGGGTGATCTCGTTCGACGCGGCGCGCTACGGGCCCGCCTCCATCCTGACCGCGATCAACTCCGCGGCCCAGGAAGCCGGTTACCTGGTCAGTTCCATCGCGCTCGACACGGCCGACCAGGACACCCTGGTCCGCGCCGTGCACACGCTGTCGGCCGAGGGGGCGGACGGCCTGCTCGCCATCGCACCGCAGCGCTGGGTGGGCAGGGCCCTGGCGGAGGCGGCGCTCGACGTTCCCCTGATGGTCCTGGAGAACGACCTCGGGGACGACGCCTCCTATGTCACCGCGGACTCCCGCGACGGGGCGCGCCAAGCCACCGAGCATCTGCTGAAGCTCGGCCACGGCACGGTTCACCACATCGCGGGCCCCACGGGCTGGCTGTCCGCCGAGCGCCGATTGGACGCCTGGCGGGACACCCTTCGGGCGGCTGGGGCCGAGGTCCCCGAGCCGCTCGTCGGCGACTGGAGCGCGGACTCCGGGTACGCGCTGGGCCGCCGGCTGGCCACGCGCCCCGAGGTGACGGCGGTGTTCGCCTCCAACGACCAGATGGCGCTCGGCGTGCTGCGCGCTCTGCACGAGGCAGGGCGGCACGTTCCGGACGACGTCAGCGTCGTCGGCTACGACGACATCCCCGAGGCCGCCCACATGCTGCCCCCGCTGACGACCGTGCGTACCGACTTCGCCGCGACAGGCCGGCGTTCGCTTCAGCTGCTGCTGTCGCGCATCGACGGTTCGGCGAAGCCCCGGATCGATCACATCGAGCCGGTCCGGCTCGTCGTACGCCGCAGCACGGGCCCCGCGCCACGGGGGCGGTGA
- a CDS encoding transposase: MAGVITASEPSWIAPFTGLSPRAFGKLVTVLRREGADAVRKGRPWSLPLEDQALLGAAYWRTNLTMRQLAPLFGVSKSAADRIIDHLGPMLALQPRTRFAKDTVLIVDGTWVPTRDHTIAERSMNYRYSTNHQVVIDADTGLVGVVGRPLAGNRNDCKAWEESGAKAAVGKTTTIADGGYPGTGLVIPHRRERGQNELPDWKEEHNKSHKQVRARVEHVFARMKAWKILRDCRLKGDGVHHAMLGIARMHNLALAG; this comes from the coding sequence GTGGCTGGTGTGATCACGGCATCGGAGCCGTCCTGGATAGCCCCGTTCACCGGGCTGAGCCCCCGAGCCTTCGGGAAGCTGGTGACGGTTCTGCGGCGCGAGGGTGCGGACGCGGTCCGCAAGGGCCGGCCGTGGAGCCTTCCGCTGGAGGATCAGGCACTGCTGGGTGCGGCGTACTGGCGCACGAACTTGACGATGCGCCAGCTAGCGCCGCTGTTCGGGGTCTCGAAGTCGGCGGCGGACCGGATCATCGACCACCTCGGGCCGATGCTCGCGCTCCAGCCACGCACGCGGTTCGCCAAGGACACCGTGCTCATCGTGGACGGCACGTGGGTCCCCACTCGCGATCACACCATCGCCGAGCGGTCGATGAACTACCGGTACTCCACGAACCACCAGGTCGTCATCGACGCCGACACTGGCCTGGTCGGCGTGGTCGGTCGGCCGCTCGCCGGAAACCGCAACGACTGCAAGGCGTGGGAGGAGTCCGGTGCCAAGGCCGCCGTCGGCAAGACCACCACGATCGCCGACGGCGGCTACCCGGGTACCGGACTGGTCATCCCGCACCGTCGCGAGCGTGGCCAGAACGAACTCCCGGACTGGAAAGAAGAACACAACAAGTCCCACAAGCAGGTCCGGGCCCGCGTCGAGCACGTCTTCGCCCGCATGAAGGCCTGGAAGATCCTCCGCGACTGCCGCCTCAAAGGCGACGGCGTCCACCACGCCATGCTCGGCATCGCCCGGATGCACAACCTTGCCCTCGCCGGATAG
- a CDS encoding YrhB domain-containing protein, translating to MMEQHEALQLAVAFLARSQRDDEPPLAIDAERVRESNGLLIVPYNSVQYLASRDVRQQLLDCWPILVDLERGDVRFGTLDERHVWRNPST from the coding sequence ATGATGGAGCAGCACGAGGCCCTGCAGCTCGCGGTGGCGTTTCTCGCGCGCAGCCAGCGCGATGACGAGCCGCCTCTCGCCATCGACGCAGAGCGGGTCCGAGAGAGCAACGGGCTCTTGATCGTGCCCTACAACTCTGTGCAGTACCTCGCCTCGCGTGATGTGAGACAGCAGCTGCTGGACTGCTGGCCCATCCTCGTCGACCTTGAACGCGGAGACGTGCGATTCGGGACCCTGGACGAGCGGCATGTGTGGAGGAACCCGAGCACCTGA
- a CDS encoding cytochrome P450, whose product MGEDFVRDPYPVYAALRERGPVHKVRIPEGAEAWLVVGYEAGRAALVDPRLSKQWKNASPTFPIPSPSAGPHMLNSDPPDHERLRKLVVREFTPRRIEQFAPRVRQITDELIDAMVALPDGRAELVEALSFPLPISVICELLGVPMLDRAAFRTWTGTILTDPDPEARLAATGEVATYLAELLERKRLAPGQDLMSALIRTTDEEGDRLSAEELRGTAWLLLVAGHETTVNLISNGVLALLTHADQVAALREDMTLMDNAVEEMLRYDGPVETPTFRFTTEPVEIGNTVIPGGGELVLVALADANHDPARFPDPGRFDVRRPAHGHVAFGHGIHYCLGAPLARMEARIAIRALLERCPDLALDAHPAALTWRNGMLIRGPRQLPVRWKS is encoded by the coding sequence ATGGGCGAGGACTTCGTCCGCGATCCGTATCCGGTTTACGCGGCGCTGCGCGAGCGCGGACCCGTGCACAAGGTGCGGATTCCGGAGGGTGCGGAGGCCTGGCTTGTCGTCGGGTACGAGGCCGGCCGGGCGGCGCTCGTAGATCCGCGGTTGTCCAAGCAGTGGAAGAACGCGTCGCCCACCTTTCCAATCCCCAGTCCATCTGCGGGCCCGCACATGCTCAACTCCGACCCGCCGGACCATGAGCGGCTGCGCAAGCTGGTCGTCCGTGAGTTCACTCCGCGCCGGATCGAACAGTTCGCGCCGCGCGTGCGGCAGATCACCGACGAGTTGATCGACGCGATGGTGGCGCTTCCGGACGGGCGGGCCGAACTGGTCGAGGCACTCTCGTTCCCGCTGCCAATCTCAGTGATTTGCGAGCTGCTCGGCGTGCCGATGCTGGACCGGGCCGCGTTCCGCACCTGGACCGGCACGATCCTCACCGACCCCGACCCGGAGGCGCGGCTGGCGGCGACCGGTGAGGTGGCGACGTATCTCGCCGAGTTGCTGGAGCGCAAGCGCCTGGCCCCGGGCCAGGACCTGATGAGCGCCCTGATTCGCACCACCGACGAGGAGGGCGACCGGCTGTCTGCGGAGGAACTGCGCGGTACCGCTTGGCTGCTGCTGGTCGCGGGGCATGAGACCACGGTCAATCTGATCTCCAACGGCGTGTTGGCCCTGCTGACCCATGCCGACCAAGTCGCCGCACTGCGCGAGGACATGACGCTCATGGACAACGCCGTGGAGGAGATGCTGCGCTACGACGGGCCGGTGGAGACGCCGACGTTCAGGTTCACCACCGAGCCGGTCGAGATCGGCAATACGGTCATCCCCGGCGGTGGTGAGCTGGTCCTCGTGGCCCTGGCGGACGCAAACCACGACCCGGCACGCTTCCCCGACCCCGGCCGCTTCGACGTCCGGCGGCCCGCCCATGGTCATGTCGCCTTCGGCCACGGCATCCACTACTGCCTGGGCGCGCCGCTCGCCCGCATGGAGGCTCGGATCGCGATCCGTGCTCTGCTGGAGCGCTGCCCCGACCTCGCCCTCGACGCCCACCCGGCCGCCCTGACCTGGCGCAACGGCATGCTCATCCGCGGCCCGCGTCAGCTGCCGGTCCGGTGGAAGTCCTGA